The Coccinella septempunctata chromosome X, icCocSept1.1, whole genome shotgun sequence nucleotide sequence ATTTATGGTAATAAGTAGGTTATGAATGAAGGCTAAGTGAACAATGGTTTAACGAAAGCATTCAGGATTTTGGAACGACTGATAGAAGACAGTCGACGATTGCAAATTTGAATCCTGGGTCAGCACACTGTATCATAAATGGTCTGTCTCTCTTTTGAGTCAATTTAGAAAACACTGACAACGAAGTTCTAGGTCTTCAAGAGATTCATGGCGACAAAAAAATTACTTCGAAATTTGTTTCTTACATAAGACTCCCTACATTTGTTGAGCTATACTGTAAAAGCGGTGAGAACGCATGCGGGCGTGAATATGGACTGGAATCTTATAGTCCACAAGCGCATGGTCAGGAGTACCCATAGGTTTTCCTAAGAGTCCCAGCTctcaccccagcccatcgaagggcgcgtttggattttgtgagggagcatatccattgggaagaggccgattgggaaagagttctcttcacagatgagtctagattctgcctctaccattgtgatcgacgttcccttgtatacagacgtccacatgaaagatatgctcagtgcaatttcctgaatactactggtttcggcggaggatcgattatggtatggggtggaatatctttgactgctcgcacagacctagtggtcgttgataatggagctatgaatgctgataagtttataaggaacattcttgaagagcatgtagtgccatttgccccatacattggtgaaaatttcatttttatggacgataatgccagaccccatcgtgcgcgcatcgttcaggagtaccttgaagaggttgaagtccctcgaatggaatggccagcaagatgtccagatctcaatctgattgagcaggtttgggacaacctcaatagaaggctgagaagttcagaaaatcatccagctactcttaatgacttaggaatccaactcggagaaatctgggaaagattagatcagaacatttcaagatcactcattttgagtacgAACCGGCGTtgtcgagctgtaattaacgcaaggggtggaaataccaagtattaaatcacttataagcatttcagtattttgaaaattgttcatttctcttctttcacataagattcggtgaaatcctgaatttttcttccatttaatgtgtcttgtttcgttccaAACCtccccgagagaacataaaaaataagttataaagtcaatgtagagttaactttcattaaaattgagattttcagaatgtgcgttaatttttttgcgcagtgtataattgCCAGATCAGACTGACAATTTTACATAATTATTAAACAATTAGGTATTTTCAGtccaaaatgaaaaatcataatATAAAGTAATTGCCAGTTCAAACTCAAACATCTTCAATGAATATTTACAAACTATATCATGGACTTTTGAAGCAAAACTGTATAATACTGTCTGGCATTTAAGAAAGTTCCAATCTTTACGTAATCCTAAATGGTTTTCGCGATAGCTCTTCTTCTGACagatattttttccaaaaatcggAGGGGCCACACAACTTAATTCAAGCTTTGGAATAACATGCTGAATTCTATAATGAAATGATTAATTTCGCATCTAAACTACGCTCATGAAAAATTCGCAACTCATTCTGAATCCGATCACGTTCAAATCTTGTGAAAGTACAGTTAACTGTAGTTTTTCAGGAGATGATTAGTGTTTCGAAAATGCTCCGAGCTTGTTGGATCCTTATCCAGTGCTTCGTGGATCCTCACGAATATTTAAAATTCTCGCTCCCAAAACGTGGAACTCCTCACAAATTCCATCCCGTTTGTACAGGGTCAAGCATTTCGTAGTGTTCAAACTCGTAAAACGATTAATAGCTCAATCATTCCGATCCATTCATGACTATAAAACGACAATTTATTTCGACCTTCACCTGCTAGGTACATCGAGGTAGTGTTGCATAGAAAGCAGGGCGATTACCTTCAGTCTTCAAATTTTTCTCTTCTACGGCAgatgtttttgcaatttttgagtGCTCATAGATTCCACTTATACCTATCGAATTATGCCATGATGTCCTTTCTGCCCTTATCTTCTCCCACTAACAGATTACTCTACTGGTgtacagcctgtatcttttaaaccgagatgattcgaaaaaaatgatgataggctgagtctttgactcgttcaaaagtttaggaaaaaagtatttcttttgatctcaagaatctactgataaaatatttgtacgagtcaaagactcaccctgtatatagatatatacagatatagatatagatatagaataattcaagaaagatCAACAAACCTTACTACGAAAAAAGAAAGCAAAAATTAAATCGAATACTGATAATTAATAATCAACAACAATAATCAACATaagaaaattgataagcatCTAACAAGAACCCTCACGATgaagaaaactaaaaacaaaCTCCAACCTCTGGCCATTATTCAAAAAATAGCAAAATTGGAAAACttggaattttgtttttgtttcattttatttccaAGAGATCAATTGACAGGATCGAcacaaatatttttaattttctcgAGCCACCATATGATAAATTGTATTCTTTATTGGAACAGAAGACAACACAAATAGGACATAAAATACTTAATCTCATTCGAATTATAAATCCATTCTCCTtgaatttgagaaaaattataGATCGATCTGTTGCTAATTCTGGATTTGATGCGAACTGGCTTTATCCTTCGACTTTATTTTGATACACATCCAGATATGTCTCGCATTTTGTATTAAACtgatgaaggaaaaaaatttgaaacaataaTCTGAGTGACCTTTCCTCCTCTCGACGTATAATTGAATTATGATTGCAATAATAAATCATTACAAGATTATAAACACCACGGGCTGTCAGAAAAACAGTCTTGAAGTATTTGTTGATCGATCTAATTAATTAGAGTGCATATACTtacattattgaaaaatttccttTTGGCGTCATTCCACTAATATGCTACTGCTGAGAAAGCTTTATTTCAAACTAAATTTAATCGGTCAAAAGCTAAAAACTTTTGGGTAGAGCACAACTTTTATGTTTTATTGAAATGAGTAAAAACAAACAGttccatttcattatattttcgtAGTTTGATTCGTCGAAATTGACGACCAAGCAATGAACACCCTGTGTAATAAAATCCAAGCTTGGTGAAGTTTTCACTTCATTGTTGGACACATCCAACGCTATTTTCCtcaaaaatccttataactctaGAATCGTTAAATTTAAAACCTCATTGTctttgaatggaatctcttaTGGTGCTAAGAAATACTGGGTGTACCATTTGAAATAAGTATAGTACAATGTTTCCGTTATGAACAGTCGCTTTCTTATGGAATTATTTCAGTTGAAAAGATGAGTGTGCAAAATAACATTTTAAGCCAGTAGACGTCGTTTTTTGTCGCGTTACTATTCACTCAAATTTGAAGCCAAAAAGTAAACTGATTAAATCCCAATCCTGTGTTAGTTCCCGAGTCAATTGCAGCATCTTCTGTTATGAAAACATGACACATCCTTTCCGTTAATTTTCCTAAATTGTCACTGTTCAATATGGTTTGTGACGATGGAAGAATATCCGCTCCTTTCACACTAAATACAGCGTCCGTATATCCAAACATCTTTGAAGtgaatatcaatatttatgTTCATTTCCTTCGCGATTTCTTCTCAAGCCAAAAATAATCGATTCGTCTTGGAATCATTCCGATGTGGAACTACAATTTCGTATACTGGGTGTTCGAAAATAAGTAATACATTCTCTTTCAAAATTAAGTGATGAGGTGAATTATTGAGTTCTGTTGGTTTATGAATTGACACCGACGTACTTTCCTGAATATTtcactaaatttttttttctttccagcCATATTGCAGAGATCAACCGTTGGCATTGGTCAAATGAAAATCCAGGGTACCGCCACCTGTCAATATTTGTGCATGGACGCTTGTGGACTACTATACGGATCGGTAAGTCATTCGAGATATTTCTTATGTTGACTTTCATAACATTAACCACAAAGTCGTTCGATTTCTCTTTCAAATCATATAACAATTGTTTATTAACAATTATTGTTTTCGCCTTCATAATTTTTCCATCAGGTTATTGCAATTGCATTTCTCCAGCCACAAAATAGACCATTTATTACGATTCACCAGAGTCGATATTTAATAAAAGAAAATGTAATGCTTTTTCAGCAGTTTTTTTCTGTGAATTCGAATACTATCCTTGAGTAttaattgagttgaatactcaaagatacTATCCTTGAATATTCAACCGCCACCCCAAAGTGGGGGTGGATACTATGACATTGTTATTATTCTTATACAGTGCTTGGACCCTTAACAGGCTatgaccattgagtattaaatccCATAttggggttgaatactcaaagctatGACCAAAACAGTGCTTTTGAATTCATCAAGCCAAACTAACATTGCACCAATGAATTTGATGCGCCTTTATAAGTACGATCTCTACTACACATGATACACGCTGTTAAATGTTGTGTTGCCTGCACTTAGGAAAAGAATATCCCTTTTAATGTATTGCATggttattttttcattaattatatattattaccgGGGGTGATTTCTTTCACTTAcaacttttgaaattttataaggTTTCCATTTGCTTTTAAGATTAAGTAGGTTTGATATTCACacttaaaataaaaaacaaatgagtATGTGTTGCTTATTTTAAATACAGAATGCAATAGCTATATATGtcttttttcataaatatttgattAGCTCTAGCTCTGGAAAAATTTTTAGATTCGCCACTGTATACAGGGGAATCTTATCAGATCGCTCAATTCCTGTACTCTAAAAAGAACCAAAAGGGCCATTATGGATACTTTTTTATGTAAAATACTGGGTAATTCTTTAGTGTGTGGACAAATAACTGCCgttttcgattattttcaaGCAAAATGTTCGGACatgttaattttaatttttaattaccACCTCAGGGCATGAAAGTTTTCCTTCATTTTTATAGGGTGTAGTCACGAATGTGTCTTCAAATGACTACCCCACTTTGTTTTTGGTGCTTTATTAGCAATTAGGAAATTGGTACTATAGATGAGGCTTTTtccagaaaataaaataaagattaTGACGTCAATCTGTGAAAATGaatgttatgaattttcatgCCATTAGGTGGTTAATTAAATACTAAAATTGACCTGTCCGAGAATTTTGCTTGGAAACATTTTATAACGCAGTTATTAATTTTGTTCCTTACTTTATCCACACACTGTATATTATTTTGGTATGTTAATTGGAATTGTTGCAGCACCTCAATCgaaagtttttttcgaaatatattatacaaGGTGGATCGGAAATATCGGGCAACAGTTCTAGGGCTGATAGAACACTAAAAAATAAGTGCGTTGTCTTATTAAGTTATTTCCGAAACCGCTTATTAAGGGTACTACAACCCTGAAAGAGTGCCTAGCGATAATCGCCAGGTCACTTTATTTGTTTATGCTTCTCTTATTTTCGGGATTAACTAAGGGAAGTTTTAAAAGGAGAGTTGCCCTTTTTGGCACCAATTTTTTTATAACCCATCAAAATTATTTGCAGCTTTTTCTTGACATTTATTGGTATCCTATCACGCCTAGCAAAATTTAAAAGTCATTGAAAATTTGAGTTCATATTGCTTATACTCTCGAAAGACgattatattttcaaaattgaatcactaaaaatatataagaaataaatcattcgacaaaacaaaaaatcgAGCCAAAATTAGGATCAGAAAAGGATAACTTACCCCTTGAAACCCACCCTTAGGGAAACCCAAGAATCAAAAATGACATGTACATAAAGTATCTTGGCATCCTCGACTAATATccaatatttgaatttattatgGTTAATATTTTGGAAGTGATATAGGAAAAACCGATTATCGTTCTGAGGGTTGTATTATCCTTAAATAAGCGGATATTTGTTTATGTTCAATCGTGCCTAAAAATATTGCCGACATTTCCGATTCTTTTGTATATAAGCAACGATTAGATTTCTAGGTtctaatatttttctttttgttacAGAAAGAGTTTGGAGATGAATGCGTGTTCAACGAAACCATAGAGAAGCATTACTACAATACATACTCCTCGTCAAAATACTCAAACGACAAACGTACATTTTACTTAGCTTTAAATAGGAGAGGCCAGCCTAGGAAGGTGATGCTGAAAGCAAAGCAACAACTTGGAAGGCTGTCATCTTACACAAGAGTATTAACGCGTTATGTTTCGCCAGAACGTACAGAAGAATTGAACCACATGAGGCATCACGCCCACATCTGTGCACCTAGCGCAAATTCAAAACTAAGACTGTTATCCTCACATAAAGACCCCTCAATTGAATTTCCCCGATGTCGAAAACGAAAAAAGCGAAAgaagaaaaaacgaaagtgtTTGCCATCTGAAACCGAGAACGAGCATTGTCTTAGTAATAAACAATCTAATAGAAAATTGCAGACTCATGTGAAAAAGTGCGATAGTGACGACAGTTCAGAGTGCCAAAGAGAAacgaacaaaaagaaaaaattaaatagtgATAAACACGATAAAGCGAACGGTAACGTGAAAAAAAAGCCGAAAAAGGGCGGAAAGAAGAAAGTGAACGTGGTTGTGAGCTCCGAAGCCACAGTGACTGTTGAAGAAGATTCCACCCATGAGGTCGACTATGGGATGGAAACGAACACCCATATGGATTTCGACGACACAACTGCACTACCCCTACTTGAACTTACCGAGCCTTCTAACTCCCAAACACTTTGACTCAacgttaattttttcattattatttatttctacTATTTATTGTATTTTAGTTGTATTTATTGTAAATAACATTGATTAGAGCTGTGTGGAATCGAAAACAGTTCGTTGTGGAGCTCAGTATTATTAATATGTCTACGAAATACTTGAAGATAAGCTTCGTTCATAATAAATTACTTCCAGGATGGTCCAACGCCAAAACATTCCTTTTTAGGAACACATTAATTCTTTCCCAGTGTATTTGACCAAACACCTCAGTGAATTATCACCTCAACAAAACAAAGACAGCATTGGTCAGAATCTCTTTGTCAGTTACTAAAAATGTTCCAGAATCTaaattttccataaaaaatttcGCAAGAGACCTTGATTCAGCACAAATCCACGAGTCCATCTAGAAAGGAATCAAATGACTCAAAGTTTAATTGTTAAGTGTTTCAGAATTCAGTGCTCCCTAAtacattttatatattttttaaattgg carries:
- the LOC123321411 gene encoding uncharacterized protein LOC123321411 isoform X1, giving the protein MVKVLFLRVLIMCSFACVAPAPFLEQPDHQEEVAPLNPLEDPAARSERSTNLSFVAGTARRIQMFIKNRHLQILPDGTVNGTTDDTSVFTILQRSTVGIGQMKIQGTATCQYLCMDACGLLYGSKEFGDECVFNETIEKHYYNTYSSSKYSNDKRTFYLALNRRGQPRKVMLKAKQQLGRLSSYTRVLTRYVSPERTEELNHMRHHAHICAPSANSKLRLLSSHKDPSIEFPRCRKRKKRKKKKRKCLPSETENEHCLSNKQSNRKLQTHVKKCDSDDSSECQRETNKKKKLNSDKHDKANGNVKKKPKKGGKKKVNVVVSSEATVTVEEDSTHEVDYGMETNTHMDFDDTTALPLLELTEPSNSQTL
- the LOC123321411 gene encoding fibroblast growth factor 5 isoform X2; this encodes MFISFAISSQAKNNRFVLESFRCGTTISYTGCSKITILQRSTVGIGQMKIQGTATCQYLCMDACGLLYGSKEFGDECVFNETIEKHYYNTYSSSKYSNDKRTFYLALNRRGQPRKVMLKAKQQLGRLSSYTRVLTRYVSPERTEELNHMRHHAHICAPSANSKLRLLSSHKDPSIEFPRCRKRKKRKKKKRKCLPSETENEHCLSNKQSNRKLQTHVKKCDSDDSSECQRETNKKKKLNSDKHDKANGNVKKKPKKGGKKKVNVVVSSEATVTVEEDSTHEVDYGMETNTHMDFDDTTALPLLELTEPSNSQTL